From a single Pararge aegeria chromosome 16, ilParAegt1.1, whole genome shotgun sequence genomic region:
- the LOC120630254 gene encoding myc proto-oncogene protein: MSSPIDAHILQFDGWDTLDEESLELTQTSEFWTQVQYETERLDLLSPSNLTNILQDSDVDWRITESPEELHKENIVHHDCMWAGSCIDSVHPTNTFVPSDLITATPGQSLLRRDASPARPDTPPSLDGDEPPQFRHAVDVAGTALRLLRDSAAVAADHSYTLARQHIDYLGVQTPSDSCESEEEIDVVSLGTSQQPLASTSQVRVDSLPRTPSVQERQYIQRTVENVMTRPPARKRLIPPTSIPSASVPRPRRRGPGRRGRSNTDTDSEGDSPEIERRSMHNDMERLRRIGLKNLFDELKKQIPATRDKERAPKVVILREAAALCRKLREEELEREYLKKQQNKLTTKLKRLRTMLASRYRPY; encoded by the exons atgtCTTCGCCAATAGACGCCCACATACTCCAGTTCGATGGTTGGGACACGTTGGACGAGGAGTCATTGGAATTGACACAGACGTCAGAGTTCTGGACTCAAGTGCAGTACGAGACAGAGCGACTGGACTTGCTATCACCATCAAACTTGACAAATATTTTGCAAGACAGCGATGTTGATTGGAGGATTACTGAATCACCTGAGGAATTGCACAAGGAAAACATAGTGCACCACGATTGTATGTGGGCTGGATCGTGCATAGACTCAGTGCATCCTACCAATACATTCGTACCATCGGATTTGATTACGGCAACTCCTGGACAGAGTTTGCTACGGCGGGACGCTTCGCCGGCTAGGCCTGATACTCCGCCTTCGCTGGATGGTGATGAGCCACCGCAATTCAGACATGCTGTTGACGTAGCTGGTACGGCTTTAAGACTCTTGAGGGATTCTGCAGCCGTGGCGGCTGACCATTCCTACACGCTCGCCCGACAACATATTGACTACCTCGGCGTTCAGACACCTTCGGATTCCTGTGAATCAG AGGAGGAAATCGACGTGGTTTCACTTGGAACATCGCAACAACCATTGGCTTCAACGTCGCAAGTACGTGTTGACTCCTTGCCGAGAACGCCGTCTGTTCAGGAACGGCAATACATCCAACGCACTGTAGAGAATGTCATGACGAGACCGCCGGCCAGAAAGCGTTTAATACCACCAACGAGTATACCGTCAGCTTCTGTTCCACGACCTCGCCGGAGAGGTCCGGGCAGACGTGGACGCTCAAACACTGACACAGATTCGGAGGGAGATTCTCCGGAAATCGAGCGCCGTTCAATGCACAATGACATGGAGCGCTTACGGCGTATCGGCCTCAAAAATCTCTTCGACGAACTCAAAAAACAAATACCAGCAACTAGAGACAAGGAGCGCGCGCCAAAAGTCGTGATACTTCGCGAAGCTGCCGCCCTTTGCCGCAAGTTGCGGGAGGAAGAACTCGAGAGGGAGTACCTCAAAAAGCAGCAGAACAAATTGACCACCAAGCTTAAAAGGCTTCGTACGATGCTTGCGTCACGCTATCGCCCATATTGA